The DNA window TGGAATTGGTCCCATGTACACATATGGATGGAACTATACTACTTCCTTAAAAATAGAACAATTTATGAATGAAGTTTCAAAGCATATTGTCATATAATATCTACAAAATCAAGTAAGAGATCCCTTCCATTACCTCTTAAGTATCTTCTGCAAAGTTGAGCCTGCGCACAATTGGACGGCATTAATAGACCCCACTTTGATGTCTATATAGCACAAAACTGAATCTTGTGTACGGAATGGAATGTCTTGACTTTGAAGTCTTTATGCAGTTTCAATTGAATTGTGCTTCTAGACTGGGTCTTGAGGGTGGTTTTGGTTACAAATTCTTTAGCATCCACTTCCAGGGTCCATCCTGAAAAGTGGAGTAGAGAAAACCAATCATATCTATCCATAATTCTTGATAACTGTTTTGATCCCACAAGGCCTTACTGCATTCAGAAACGAGAAAAAATTCCACGATGAATCCATATATGCTATATAGTTGATTTACAGCTCATCAGGCTACCCATTTCCATGTTTGCCTTTCTCTATGGCACTAGCATTACTAATTTTTTCTGTCAAcagctcagaaatatgattcctaGGCTTCAAATCTTTCCTTAGCATCTCATTGTAAAGGTGAAGAGCCCTTTTAACGTCACCCTTCTCACAGTAGCCACTGATCACTGTTTCAAACATATCGACAGTTGGAATGAATGACCTGCCATCCATGACAGCCAGATATTTCTCTGCTTCTGTCAACTTCCCACTTTGGCATAGGCTTCTAATCAAAGATGCAGAAGCATTTAAACCAGGTGACAGGGCCCTATATTCCATCTCATAATACAACTTCCGAACTTCTTGGAATTTACCCTGTTTGCCAAACCCATCAATAAGATGAGAATATGTGAGCTCATCAGGAAGAAAGCCTCTATCTAACACATCAGTCAAGATCGCATTTGCCTGATTCTCATGCCCTGTTTGACAGAGCTTTTCCACCATTTCATTGAAAGAAGCAAGACTAGGCAAGAATCCTCCTTTTATCATATCTTGAAAGAATCTTAAACTTTGCTCCAGTTTGCCTGCTTTCATACATCCTTGGATGAGGAAATCAAAAGTCTCATTGTATGGCTTCAACCCTATAGTTTTCATTTCTTGCATCAGCTGTGTTGCTTCATCAATCCTTCCCTCCTTACAGTGAGCACCTATGAGCAAAGTATAAAGGAAAGGATTTACACGGAAACCCCTCTTGAGCATTTCCTCAAACGGCTCCTGTATAGATTCTAGGTTTCCCATTTTCCACTTTGCATATATGACCAAAGAGTAAGCTACGTCATCAAGGATCATGTTTTTTTGCAACATCCTCTTCAGTAGCAAGAttccttcttcaattcttcCCGCTGCAAAAATCCTATAGACAAGAGAGGTATTAACGATCACCCCAGGAGAGCATCTACTCCCATGGATTCTATCCAAAATTTCTATAAACTTCAACAGCTTCCCTTCTTTGCAGAGTGCACTTATCAGGATCTTGATTGTATTTTCATTTGGGAATGTTCTCTTTCCAACCATGTACTCATATATGTCCCATACCAATGGAGTTTGATCTGATTTTTGGACAAAATGGATCAAAGTGTTGAAACTTGTAAGATTGATTGAAAATCCCTTTTCTTCCAAGTAGCGACAAACATCAAAAGCCACTTCAAACATTCTCAATCTGGAATAAGTTTGAATCACAAAATCAAACAGGAATGGACCAGAATGAGTACTCTGATAAGTAGCTAGAAGAGACTCTACAATCTGTAATCCTGACAAGCCATCTTCTGCACTCTTTCTAACAATGGATTCTAACAGAGCTTGTGCATCGATAAGCATCGAGGCTCGAACCAATATTTGAATTGTAATGCAGTATGAATGAATCCCATGCTTGAAATTCTTTTTTCGAGCAGACCAATGGAAGAAATTCAGAGCCCGTTTTGCATCGGTTGGCTCCTTCAATTCCACCAATACTTTCTCAACAATTGAACAGCTCAACTCAGTTGAATCGAACTTCCTGCTCAAAGTATCCCAATTCAAGCCTCTCCTTAGCGAATAACAGAATGTGCCGACAACTTCACTGCTCTTTTGTTCTTCTCCCCCTGTATGGATTAATCCATCCATTTTCCATAAAGGCGGTTGAACACGAATACAACAGATAGCACTATTTGCTGCCAATACAAAACTCTTACAAATGCGAAGTGAAAAACCCATTTTTAGTTCTCCAAATGATCTTCCTCAGACATTCTTCAAGCACTGATTGTCTTAACCTTGGTGGTAAAATTCATTTCAGTGGCAATTTCTGTCTAGGCCCCTAAAGGGAAAAATTTCGGTATTTTGGCTTTTCAGTGAAATGTCTCGATCAATTCAATGTATTCAAAAACAATATATAGATATTACAGATTTAAGAAAAATGTAGCATTCTAACTTAGTTACACAATGCTAATAGAATGATTGAGACCACATCTAAgagaaaacaatttaaaaagtaTATCATCTAATTTATGATAAATGAACACATAACTGCTTCCCTCCCTCCAGAACT is part of the Macadamia integrifolia cultivar HAES 741 unplaced genomic scaffold, SCU_Mint_v3 scaffold953, whole genome shotgun sequence genome and encodes:
- the LOC122070606 gene encoding pentatricopeptide repeat-containing protein At1g66345, mitochondrial — protein: MGFSLRICKSFVLAANSAICCIRVQPPLWKMDGLIHTGGEEQKSSEVVGTFCYSLRRGLNWDTLSRKFDSTELSCSIVEKVLVELKEPTDAKRALNFFHWSARKKNFKHGIHSYCITIQILVRASMLIDAQALLESIVRKSAEDGLSGLQIVESLLATYQSTHSGPFLFDFVIQTYSRLRMFEVAFDVCRYLEEKGFSINLTSFNTLIHFVQKSDQTPLVWDIYEYMVGKRTFPNENTIKILISALCKEGKLLKFIEILDRIHGSRCSPGVIVNTSLVYRIFAAGRIEEGILLLKRMLQKNMILDDVAYSLVIYAKWKMGNLESIQEPFEEMLKRGFRVNPFLYTLLIGAHCKEGRIDEATQLMQEMKTIGLKPYNETFDFLIQGCMKAGKLEQSLRFFQDMIKGGFLPSLASFNEMVEKLCQTGHENQANAILTDVLDRGFLPDELTYSHLIDGFGKQGKFQEVRKLYYEMEYRALSPGLNASASLIRSLCQSGKLTEAEKYLAVMDGRSFIPTVDMFETVISGYCEKGDVKRALHLYNEMLRKDLKPRNHISELLTEKISNASAIEKGKHGNG